In a single window of the Ancylobacter polymorphus genome:
- the mgtE gene encoding magnesium transporter produces the protein MREEAEFATPLRGPEHDSDPTEAPGFVEAVVGAIDAGDVDALRAILRDLHETDVARLLEALPAPDRPKLIELLGSDFDFTALTELDETARVQILEALPTQTVVEGMRDLDSDDAVYILEDLDDADKQEILSNFSIPERAALQRSLDYPEESAGRRMQTEFIALPPFWTVGQTLDYIGETEGLPETFFEVFVVDATYRLDGSVPLDRLLRTRRGAKLGDVVTPDRHVVNATDDQEDVARVFERYNLISAPVVDKAGRLVGVLTVDDIVDVIQEEADEDLKALGGVAGDEELSDSFWYIARSRFSWLLLNLIAANIASFVIALFEGELQRMVALAVLMPIVASQGGNAATQTMTVAVRALATRELRPSNARRVIARELLVGLFNGVVFAVIMAAVVFARFGLADLGFVIALAMIINLAAAALGGILVPLALDRLKVDPAVASGPFVTTITDVVGFFAFLSIASLWF, from the coding sequence ATGCGCGAAGAGGCCGAGTTCGCCACCCCCTTGCGCGGGCCGGAGCATGACAGCGACCCGACCGAGGCCCCGGGCTTCGTCGAAGCCGTGGTCGGCGCGATCGACGCCGGCGACGTCGATGCGCTTCGGGCCATTCTTCGTGACCTGCACGAAACCGACGTCGCGCGGCTGCTGGAAGCGCTGCCCGCGCCTGATCGGCCGAAGCTGATCGAACTGCTAGGCAGCGACTTCGACTTCACTGCCCTCACCGAACTGGACGAGACGGCGCGCGTCCAGATTCTGGAGGCGTTGCCGACGCAGACCGTCGTCGAGGGCATGCGGGACCTTGATTCCGACGACGCGGTCTACATTCTCGAAGACCTTGATGATGCCGACAAGCAGGAGATCCTTTCCAACTTTTCCATCCCGGAGCGCGCGGCGCTGCAGCGCAGCCTCGACTATCCCGAGGAAAGCGCCGGCCGGCGCATGCAGACGGAGTTCATCGCGCTGCCGCCCTTTTGGACGGTGGGCCAGACGCTGGACTATATCGGCGAGACGGAGGGGTTGCCGGAAACCTTCTTCGAGGTCTTCGTCGTCGATGCCACCTATCGCCTCGACGGTTCAGTGCCGCTTGACCGGTTGCTCCGCACGCGTCGCGGCGCCAAGCTCGGCGATGTGGTCACGCCGGACCGCCATGTCGTCAACGCGACCGACGACCAGGAGGACGTGGCGCGGGTGTTCGAGCGCTACAATCTCATCTCCGCTCCCGTCGTGGACAAGGCCGGCCGGCTCGTCGGCGTGCTCACCGTCGATGACATCGTTGACGTGATCCAGGAGGAGGCGGATGAGGACCTCAAGGCACTTGGCGGCGTGGCCGGCGACGAGGAGCTTTCCGATAGCTTCTGGTATATCGCCCGCAGCCGCTTTTCCTGGCTGCTGCTGAACCTCATCGCGGCCAACATCGCCTCCTTCGTCATCGCGTTGTTCGAGGGAGAACTGCAGCGCATGGTGGCGCTCGCGGTGCTGATGCCCATCGTTGCCAGCCAGGGCGGCAACGCCGCGACGCAGACCATGACGGTCGCGGTGCGTGCGCTTGCGACCCGGGAACTGCGCCCGAGCAACGCGAGGCGGGTGATCGCGCGCGAATTGCTGGTGGGCCTGTTCAACGGCGTGGTGTTCGCGGTCATCATGGCCGCCGTGGTGTTCGCCCGGTTCGGCCTTGCCGATCTCGGCTTCGTCATCGCGCTGGCCATGATCATCAATCTGGCGGCTGCAGCGCTGGGGGGAATCCTCGTTCCATTGGCGCTGGACCGCCTGAAGGTGGATCCCGCTGTGGCGTCGGGACCCTTTGTAACCACGATCACCGACGTGGTCGGCTTCTTTGCCTTCCTCTCGATTGCGTCGCTCTGGTTCTGA
- a CDS encoding acylphosphatase yields the protein MLDFIMSTVTVTRLFIRGRVQGVGYRAWLAREAGRQDLSGWVRNRKDGCVEALILAPSATLAAFIALCRIGPTAAHVTDIDTQDETIPASDAENGFTVRPTV from the coding sequence TTGCTGGATTTCATCATGTCGACCGTTACCGTAACTCGCCTCTTCATACGCGGACGCGTCCAGGGGGTCGGCTACCGGGCCTGGCTCGCGCGCGAAGCCGGAAGGCAGGACCTCTCTGGTTGGGTCCGCAATCGCAAGGACGGCTGCGTCGAAGCGCTTATCCTTGCTCCCTCGGCTACGCTTGCGGCTTTCATCGCCCTCTGCCGGATCGGGCCGACGGCGGCGCATGTCACCGACATAGACACCCAAGACGAGACGATACCCGCGAGCGACGCCGAAAACGGCTTCACCGTGCGCCCCACCGTCTAG
- the lipB gene encoding lipoyl(octanoyl) transferase LipB, with product MRPSSPVPIARDALSPLLPPQPGAAPVRWRVSSSPVTYPDALAEMDRVAGAIASGEADELVWLLEHPPLYTAGTSARPEDLVDAGRFPIFQTGRGGQFTYHGPGQRVAYVMLDLKRREPDVRRYVAALEEWLIRALESFNVRGERREDRVGVWVRRPEKAGSGEDKIAAIGIRVRRWVTLHGISLNVEPDLSHFGGIVPCGVREHGVTSLVDLGLPVTMEDADLALRRTFETVFGPTVTEDGPS from the coding sequence ATGCGCCCTTCTTCGCCGGTTCCCATCGCCCGCGATGCGCTGAGCCCACTCCTGCCGCCGCAGCCGGGCGCAGCACCTGTCCGCTGGCGCGTGTCCTCATCGCCCGTCACCTATCCCGACGCATTGGCGGAGATGGACCGGGTGGCGGGAGCCATCGCTTCCGGGGAGGCGGACGAGTTGGTGTGGCTGCTGGAGCACCCGCCACTTTACACAGCGGGCACGAGCGCCCGTCCGGAAGACCTCGTCGATGCCGGGCGGTTCCCGATCTTCCAGACCGGGCGGGGAGGGCAGTTCACCTATCATGGCCCCGGCCAGCGGGTCGCCTATGTCATGCTGGACCTCAAGCGGCGTGAGCCGGATGTCCGCCGCTATGTCGCTGCCCTGGAGGAGTGGCTGATTCGTGCGCTCGAGTCGTTCAATGTGCGCGGCGAGCGGCGGGAGGACCGCGTTGGCGTGTGGGTCCGTCGCCCGGAAAAGGCCGGCTCCGGCGAAGACAAGATCGCCGCGATCGGCATAAGAGTGCGCCGCTGGGTGACGTTGCACGGCATCTCGCTGAATGTGGAGCCCGATCTCTCACATTTCGGCGGCATCGTTCCCTGCGGCGTGCGGGAGCATGGGGTGACCAGTCTGGTCGATCTTGGCCTTCCCGTGACGATGGAGGATGCTGATCTGGCCCTACGGCGGACGTTTGAGACCGTCTTCGGGCCGACGGTGACCGAAGACGGTCCGTCCTAG
- a CDS encoding polysaccharide deacetylase family protein: MLSVVRLALVLTVFAGATAARADDCTGKLGTSRVLVVDPVGLQVGTKHFPQTLDLADREVVLTFDDGPLPATTPSVLKTLARECVRATFFVIGRNAAAHPDLVRREIAEGHTVAHHSMTHPMTLADIPYDKAVADIEKGFKSDDRAAYGASGGNPRVPFFRFPGFGASPELLDYLKQRGVGVFGADLWASDWNPMTPEEQLTLIMTRLDHAGRGIILFHDTRGQTAKMLPAFLAALKEKGYRVVHIVPAPSRTAVVQ; this comes from the coding sequence ATGCTCAGTGTCGTCCGACTGGCGCTTGTTCTGACGGTGTTTGCGGGGGCAACAGCCGCCCGGGCCGACGATTGCACCGGCAAGCTGGGCACATCACGGGTCCTCGTGGTTGATCCCGTGGGGCTGCAGGTCGGCACCAAGCACTTCCCACAGACGCTCGACCTCGCCGACCGCGAGGTGGTGCTCACCTTCGACGACGGCCCGCTGCCAGCCACCACGCCGTCGGTGCTGAAGACGCTGGCGCGTGAATGCGTGCGCGCCACGTTTTTCGTCATCGGCCGCAACGCCGCCGCGCATCCCGATCTTGTGCGTCGTGAGATCGCTGAGGGGCACACGGTGGCCCATCACAGCATGACGCATCCGATGACTCTGGCCGATATCCCCTATGACAAGGCTGTGGCCGACATCGAGAAGGGCTTTAAGTCCGATGACCGGGCGGCCTACGGCGCCAGCGGCGGCAATCCCCGCGTTCCCTTCTTCCGCTTTCCGGGTTTTGGCGCCTCGCCCGAACTCTTGGACTATCTCAAGCAGCGCGGTGTCGGCGTGTTCGGTGCGGATCTGTGGGCGTCAGACTGGAATCCGATGACACCCGAGGAGCAGTTGACCCTTATCATGACCCGGCTCGACCATGCGGGCCGGGGGATCATCCTTTTTCACGATACGCGCGGTCAGACCGCGAAGATGCTGCCCGCCTTTCTCGCCGCGCTGAAGGAAAAGGGATACCGCGTGGTGCACATCGTGCCCGCGCCGTCGCGCACGGCTGTGGTTCAGTAG
- a CDS encoding RluA family pseudouridine synthase, producing MAVETRRVDADEEGMRLDRWFKTHYPDLSFGHLQKLLRSGQVRVEGGRVKTNTRLSAGQAIRIPPLEEKPQLSAADHLEAEEAIARGEVPPARAPRVAHPAEGEELSAPAVRRASSDDKDARALKDMTLFEDRDVLVLNKPFGLAVQGGSGTYRHVDGMLEALRGTDGQKPRLVHRIDKDTSGILLVAKTRLAASTLAKTFRSRSARKVYWALVPGVPRPAQGRISTYLAKDEAAEKMRVARHGDDEASHAISYYAVVDHAAQKLAWLSMKPVTGRTHQLRAHAAHIGHPIVGDPKYFNVENWPLPGGLQNRLHLLARRLVIPHPRGDRLIDVSAPLPPHMQQSWNVLGFDASQYDPIVDAPES from the coding sequence ATGGCCGTTGAGACACGCCGCGTCGACGCGGATGAAGAGGGCATGCGGCTCGACCGCTGGTTCAAGACCCATTATCCCGACCTTTCCTTCGGCCATCTGCAGAAGCTGCTGCGCAGCGGGCAGGTGCGGGTTGAAGGCGGACGGGTGAAAACCAATACCCGGCTCTCCGCCGGTCAGGCCATCCGCATCCCGCCGCTGGAGGAGAAGCCGCAACTTTCCGCTGCGGATCATCTGGAAGCGGAGGAGGCCATCGCACGCGGCGAGGTGCCGCCCGCCCGCGCTCCCCGCGTTGCTCATCCGGCCGAAGGTGAGGAGCTTTCCGCCCCGGCGGTGCGGCGCGCCAGCTCCGACGACAAGGATGCCCGCGCGCTCAAGGACATGACCCTGTTCGAAGATCGCGACGTGCTGGTGCTGAACAAGCCGTTTGGCCTCGCCGTTCAGGGCGGGTCCGGCACTTATCGCCATGTCGACGGCATGCTGGAAGCGCTGCGTGGTACGGACGGGCAGAAGCCGCGTCTGGTTCACCGCATCGATAAGGACACGTCCGGCATCCTTCTGGTGGCAAAGACCCGCCTTGCGGCCTCGACACTCGCCAAGACCTTCCGCTCGCGCTCCGCCCGCAAGGTCTACTGGGCGCTGGTCCCCGGCGTGCCGCGGCCGGCGCAGGGGCGCATCTCCACCTATCTGGCCAAGGACGAGGCGGCGGAGAAGATGCGCGTCGCCCGCCACGGTGACGACGAGGCGAGCCACGCCATCTCCTATTACGCCGTTGTCGACCATGCCGCGCAGAAGCTGGCGTGGCTGTCGATGAAGCCGGTGACCGGGCGCACCCATCAGCTGCGCGCCCATGCCGCCCATATCGGCCACCCCATCGTCGGCGACCCGAAATATTTCAACGTCGAGAACTGGCCGCTGCCCGGCGGTCTGCAGAACCGGCTTCACCTCTTGGCGCGGCGTCTGGTGATTCCGCATCCGCGCGGCGACCGTCTGATCGACGTTTCCGCTCCGCTGCCGCCGCATATGCAGCAGAGCTGGAACGTGCTCGGCTTCGACGCGTCGCAATACGACCCGATCGTTGACGCGCCGGAGAGCTGA
- the crcB gene encoding fluoride efflux transporter CrcB, with product MQGILLIFIGAGIGGVLRNAVGMTAMRLFGMGFPYGTLAINVIGSFTIGLVAGWLTFLASGGWTMHARAFIITGILGGFTTFSTFSLDTALLVQRGEIGLAALYVAGSVALALVGVFAGLAIMRALA from the coding sequence GTGCAGGGTATTCTTCTCATCTTCATCGGCGCCGGAATCGGGGGCGTGCTGCGCAACGCCGTCGGCATGACGGCCATGCGTCTGTTCGGCATGGGCTTTCCCTACGGCACCCTGGCCATCAACGTGATCGGCAGTTTCACCATCGGTCTCGTGGCGGGGTGGCTGACCTTCCTGGCAAGCGGCGGCTGGACCATGCATGCCCGCGCCTTCATTATCACCGGCATTCTCGGCGGCTTTACCACCTTTTCCACTTTCTCCCTGGACACGGCGCTGCTGGTACAGCGGGGCGAGATCGGGCTGGCGGCGCTCTATGTGGCCGGCTCCGTCGCTCTTGCGCTGGTTGGCGTGTTCGCAGGACTGGCGATCATGCGCGCTCTCGCGTGA
- a CDS encoding replication-associated recombination protein A → MADLFASAGLDSAAPRPLADRLRPQKLGEVVGQEHLTGEGGALTRMIANRSLGSLIFWGPPGTGKTTVARLLARETDLHFEQVSAIFTGVAELKKVFEAARGRRAIGQGTLLFVDEIHRFNRAQQDGFLPVMEDGTITLIGATTENPSFELNAALLSRARVLVFKALDAAAIERLLQRAETLEGRRLPLDAEARAALAGMADGDGRYLLGLAEELLSLPQGPDLDVKALAATMQKRAPIYDKGQDEHYNLLSCFHKSLRGSDVNGAMYWAARMLTGGEDPGTVFRRLCCAASEDVGMADPQAMPQVVAAWTAFERVGWPEGRLFLAQAIAYVATAPKSNAAYSAFNAALALAQKTGSLAPPKHILNAPTKLMKELGYHAGYQYDHDYPDAFAGQSFFPEELAGDARIDFYAPNERGFEREVKKRLEYWARLRQERQGGG, encoded by the coding sequence TTGGCTGACCTCTTTGCTTCCGCCGGGCTCGACAGCGCCGCTCCCCGCCCGCTGGCCGATCGGCTGCGGCCGCAGAAACTCGGCGAGGTCGTCGGGCAGGAGCATCTGACCGGGGAGGGCGGAGCGCTCACCCGTATGATCGCCAACCGCTCGCTTGGCTCGCTCATCTTCTGGGGCCCACCGGGCACCGGCAAGACGACGGTGGCGCGGCTGCTGGCGCGGGAGACCGACCTGCATTTCGAGCAGGTTTCCGCCATCTTCACCGGCGTCGCCGAGCTCAAGAAGGTGTTCGAGGCGGCGCGGGGACGACGGGCGATCGGGCAGGGCACACTGCTCTTCGTCGACGAAATTCATCGCTTCAACCGCGCCCAGCAGGACGGCTTCCTCCCCGTCATGGAAGACGGCACGATCACGCTGATCGGCGCCACGACGGAGAACCCGTCCTTCGAGCTGAACGCGGCGCTACTCTCTCGGGCGCGCGTCTTGGTGTTCAAGGCGCTCGACGCCGCGGCGATCGAACGTCTGCTCCAGCGGGCGGAGACTCTCGAGGGCCGCCGTCTGCCGCTGGATGCGGAGGCGCGCGCGGCGCTGGCCGGCATGGCCGATGGCGACGGGCGCTATCTTCTCGGCCTCGCCGAGGAACTGCTCTCTCTCCCGCAGGGGCCGGACCTCGACGTGAAGGCGCTCGCCGCGACGATGCAGAAGCGCGCACCGATCTACGACAAGGGGCAGGACGAGCATTACAACCTGCTCAGCTGCTTTCATAAGAGCCTGCGCGGTTCAGATGTGAACGGTGCCATGTACTGGGCCGCGCGGATGCTGACAGGTGGCGAGGACCCCGGTACCGTGTTCCGCCGACTGTGCTGTGCGGCGTCGGAGGATGTGGGCATGGCCGACCCGCAGGCCATGCCGCAGGTGGTGGCGGCCTGGACGGCCTTCGAGCGTGTGGGCTGGCCGGAGGGGCGCCTGTTCCTGGCCCAGGCCATCGCCTATGTCGCCACGGCGCCGAAATCCAATGCCGCCTATTCCGCCTTCAACGCCGCCCTCGCTTTGGCGCAGAAGACCGGTTCGCTGGCGCCGCCCAAGCACATCCTCAATGCCCCGACCAAGCTGATGAAGGAGCTCGGTTACCACGCCGGCTACCAATACGATCACGATTACCCTGATGCGTTCGCCGGGCAGTCGTTCTTTCCCGAAGAGCTGGCCGGCGATGCACGTATAGATTTCTACGCGCCGAACGAACGCGGCTTCGAGCGCGAGGTGAAGAAGCGCCTGGAGTACTGGGCGCGGCTGCGCCAGGAGCGGCAGGGCGGCGGCTAG
- a CDS encoding DegQ family serine endoprotease: protein MKRIALLVASTLLVTPVLAQVPAGGGPRVPASRAEIGLSFAPVVARTAPAIVNVYAQKTAPRNNPLLDDPFFRRFFGDRGAPDVPGLDRRRERVEQSLGSGVVVDRSGIVVTNNHVIDGADEIRIALSDKREFDAEVVLRDARTDIAILRIKGGKGDFPSATLGSSDDLQVGDIVLAIGNPFGVGQTVTQGIVSALARTQRGITDYGFFIQTDAAINPGNSGGALVDGAGRVVGINTAIFSRSGGSQGIGFAIPADMVRVVLQSALSGSKVVRRPWLGADLQQVTPEIAEGLDVTRPTGALVQSIFPGSPAEKAGLRAGDLIVAVAGQEVDDPDAFGFRFATRPLGGSVDLGIIRQGKPATLKVALETAPETVPRDEITLTGRSPLAGATVVNVSPAVIEEMRTLDATKGVVIVGVEEGSPAERTSFRVGDVIMDINGTAIATTGDLQRITRTPVRAWRVTLQRGGRVISALLPG from the coding sequence ATGAAACGGATCGCTCTCCTCGTCGCTTCCACTCTCCTCGTCACCCCCGTCTTGGCCCAGGTGCCAGCCGGCGGCGGTCCGCGCGTGCCGGCGTCCCGCGCGGAGATTGGCCTGAGCTTTGCGCCCGTCGTGGCGCGCACCGCTCCTGCTATCGTCAATGTCTATGCGCAGAAGACGGCGCCGCGGAACAACCCGCTGCTCGACGACCCCTTCTTCCGCCGCTTCTTCGGCGATCGGGGAGCGCCGGACGTACCAGGCTTGGACCGGCGCCGCGAGCGTGTTGAGCAGTCGCTCGGCTCCGGCGTCGTGGTGGATCGGTCGGGAATCGTCGTCACCAACAACCATGTCATCGACGGCGCCGACGAAATTCGCATCGCCCTTTCGGACAAGCGCGAGTTCGACGCTGAAGTCGTGCTGCGCGATGCTCGCACCGATATCGCCATTCTGCGGATCAAGGGTGGCAAGGGCGATTTCCCGTCGGCGACGCTCGGCTCCTCGGACGACCTTCAGGTGGGCGACATCGTGCTCGCGATCGGCAATCCGTTCGGGGTGGGGCAGACGGTGACGCAGGGCATCGTCTCCGCGCTCGCCCGCACGCAGCGCGGCATCACCGATTATGGCTTCTTCATCCAAACCGATGCGGCGATCAATCCGGGTAACTCCGGCGGCGCGCTGGTTGACGGCGCAGGCCGTGTGGTCGGCATCAATACGGCGATCTTCTCGCGTTCGGGTGGGTCGCAGGGCATCGGTTTCGCGATTCCCGCCGATATGGTGCGGGTCGTGCTGCAGTCGGCGCTCTCGGGTAGCAAGGTGGTGCGCCGGCCATGGCTGGGAGCGGATCTGCAGCAGGTCACGCCCGAAATCGCCGAAGGGCTCGATGTGACACGGCCAACGGGCGCGCTGGTGCAGAGCATTTTCCCCGGCAGTCCGGCAGAGAAGGCAGGGCTGCGCGCGGGCGATCTTATCGTTGCCGTTGCCGGGCAGGAGGTCGATGATCCCGACGCCTTCGGCTTCCGGTTCGCCACCCGCCCGCTTGGCGGATCGGTTGATCTTGGCATCATCCGCCAGGGTAAGCCGGCGACGCTGAAAGTGGCGCTGGAAACCGCGCCGGAGACGGTGCCGCGCGACGAGATCACGCTCACAGGCCGCTCGCCGCTCGCAGGAGCGACGGTCGTCAATGTCTCGCCGGCGGTGATCGAGGAAATGCGGACGCTTGACGCCACCAAGGGGGTCGTCATCGTGGGGGTCGAGGAGGGATCGCCGGCCGAGCGAACCAGTTTCCGCGTCGGCGATGTCATCATGGACATCAACGGCACCGCCATCGCGACCACCGGCGATTTGCAGCGCATCACCCGGACGCCGGTTCGCGCGTGGCGCGTGACTCTTCAACGCGGCGGGCGGGTCATTTCCGCCCTCCTGCCGGGCTGA
- the rplQ gene encoding 50S ribosomal protein L17: MNHGKTYRKFNRTAEHRKAMFANMAQALITHEQIVTTLPKAKDLRPVVEKLITLGKRGGLHARRQAIAEVRDVAVVRKLFDVIGPRYKERNGGYTRIIKAGFRHGDSAAIAVIELVDRDESAKGAADLARHEAAKAAEAAAA, encoded by the coding sequence ATGAACCACGGCAAGACGTATCGCAAGTTCAACCGCACCGCCGAGCACCGCAAGGCGATGTTCGCCAATATGGCGCAGGCGCTCATCACCCATGAGCAGATCGTCACCACTCTGCCGAAGGCCAAGGATCTTCGCCCGGTGGTGGAAAAGCTGATCACCCTCGGCAAGCGGGGTGGCCTGCACGCCCGTCGCCAGGCGATCGCCGAAGTGCGTGATGTCGCCGTCGTGCGCAAGCTGTTCGACGTGATCGGCCCGCGCTACAAGGAGCGCAATGGTGGCTACACCCGCATCATCAAGGCGGGCTTCCGCCATGGTGATTCGGCCGCGATCGCCGTGATCGAGCTGGTCGATCGCGACGAGTCGGCCAAGGGTGCCGCGGACCTCGCCCGTCACGAGGCGGCCAAGGCTGCGGAAGCCGCCGCTGCCTGA
- a CDS encoding DNA-directed RNA polymerase subunit alpha, translating into MIQKNWQELIKPEKLEVSLGSDPKRLATVVAEPLERGFGQTLGNALRRILLSSLQGAAVTSVHIDGVLHEFSSIPGVREDVTDIVLNIKDIAIKMAGDGPKRMVVKKQGPGIVTAGDIQTVGDVQVLNPELVLCTLDDGAEIRMEFTVDTGKGYVAADRNRPEDAPIGLIPVDSLYSPVKKVSYKVENTREGQILDYDKLTLTIETNGSVGPEDALAYAARILQDQLEIFVNFEEPKRETESPVMQELPFNPALLKKVDELELSVRSANCLKNDNIVYIGDLIQKTEAEMLRTPNFGRKSLNEIKEVLASMGLHLGMEVPGWPPENIEDLAKRFEDHY; encoded by the coding sequence GTGATTCAAAAGAACTGGCAAGAGCTGATCAAGCCCGAGAAGCTTGAAGTCTCGCTCGGCAGCGACCCGAAGCGCCTGGCGACCGTCGTCGCCGAGCCGCTTGAGCGCGGCTTCGGGCAGACGCTCGGCAATGCGCTGCGCCGCATCCTGCTGTCGTCGCTCCAGGGCGCTGCGGTGACGTCCGTGCATATTGATGGGGTACTGCACGAGTTCTCGTCGATCCCGGGCGTGCGTGAGGATGTGACGGACATCGTCCTGAACATCAAGGACATCGCCATCAAGATGGCGGGCGATGGCCCCAAGCGCATGGTCGTGAAGAAGCAGGGCCCGGGCATCGTCACCGCTGGCGACATCCAGACCGTGGGCGACGTGCAGGTGCTGAACCCCGAGCTCGTGCTGTGCACGCTCGACGACGGCGCTGAAATCCGCATGGAATTCACCGTCGACACCGGCAAGGGCTATGTGGCGGCTGACCGCAACCGTCCCGAAGACGCGCCGATCGGCCTCATTCCTGTCGATAGCCTCTATTCGCCGGTCAAGAAGGTCTCCTACAAGGTTGAGAACACCCGCGAGGGTCAGATTCTCGACTATGACAAGCTGACCCTCACCATCGAGACCAACGGTTCGGTCGGTCCGGAAGATGCGCTCGCCTATGCCGCGCGCATCCTTCAGGACCAGCTGGAAATCTTCGTCAACTTCGAAGAGCCCAAGCGCGAGACGGAAAGCCCTGTCATGCAGGAGCTTCCCTTCAACCCGGCGCTGCTCAAGAAGGTGGACGAGCTGGAACTTTCGGTGCGTTCGGCGAACTGCCTGAAGAACGACAACATCGTCTATATCGGCGACCTGATCCAGAAGACCGAGGCGGAGATGCTCCGTACCCCGAACTTCGGCCGCAAGTCGCTGAACGAGATCAAGGAAGTGCTCGCCAGCATGGGCCTGCATCTCGGCATGGAAGTGCCGGGCTGGCCGCCGGAGAACATCGAGGATCTCGCCAAGCGGTTCGAAGATCATTATTGA
- the rpsK gene encoding 30S ribosomal protein S11 — MAKEAARIKRRERKNIASGVAHVNASFNNTMITITDAQGNTIAWSSAGAMGFKGSRKSTPYAAQVAAEDCARKAADHGMRTIEVEVSGPGSGRESALRAFQAAGFTVTSIRDVTPIPHNGCRPRKRRRV; from the coding sequence ATGGCTAAAGAAGCTGCCCGCATTAAGCGCCGTGAGCGCAAGAACATTGCCTCCGGCGTTGCGCATGTGAATGCGTCGTTCAACAACACCATGATCACCATCACCGACGCGCAGGGCAACACCATTGCCTGGTCCTCGGCGGGCGCCATGGGCTTCAAGGGTTCGCGCAAGTCCACGCCGTATGCGGCGCAGGTTGCGGCCGAGGATTGCGCCCGCAAGGCGGCCGATCACGGCATGCGCACCATCGAGGTCGAAGTTTCCGGTCCCGGTTCGGGGCGCGAGTCGGCGCTGCGGGCTTTCCAGGCGGCGGGTTTCACCGTGACGTCGATCCGCGACGTGACGCCGATCCCGCACAATGGCTGCCGTCCGCGCAAGCGTCGGCGCGTCTGA
- the rpsM gene encoding 30S ribosomal protein S13: MARIAGVNIPTNKRVIIALQYIHGIGAKNAADIVEKVGIPLDRRVNQLTDQEVLQIRETIDRDYLVEGDLRREVSMNIKRLMDLGCYRGLRHRRGLPVRGQRTHTNARTRKGPAKAIAGKKK, translated from the coding sequence GTGGCTCGTATTGCAGGCGTTAACATCCCGACCAACAAGCGCGTCATCATTGCGCTTCAGTACATTCACGGCATTGGCGCCAAGAACGCTGCCGATATCGTTGAGAAGGTCGGCATTCCTCTCGACCGTCGCGTCAACCAGCTCACCGACCAGGAAGTGCTGCAGATCCGCGAGACGATCGATCGCGATTATCTCGTCGAGGGTGATCTGCGCCGCGAAGTGTCGATGAACATCAAGCGTCTGATGGACTTGGGCTGCTATCGCGGCCTGCGTCATCGGCGTGGCCTGCCGGTGCGCGGTCAGCGGACCCACACCAATGCCCGCACCCGCAAGGGTCCGGCCAAGGCGATCGCCGGCAAGAAGAAGTGA
- a CDS encoding adenylate kinase yields the protein MRLILLGPPGAGKGTQAQRLVARHGIVQLSTGDMLREAVRNETPIGLKAKAVMDAGNLVSDEIVIGIISDRIDQADCAKGFILDGFPRTVAQAEALDRILAEKGLKLDAVIELKVDQTKLVDRIVQRAKETAARGEPVRKDDDPEVFKTRLEAFNRDTAVVAPYYAERGMLATIDGMKPIDEVTKAIADVLELA from the coding sequence ATGAGGCTTATACTGCTCGGACCTCCGGGCGCGGGGAAGGGCACCCAAGCGCAGCGACTGGTGGCGCGGCACGGCATCGTGCAGCTTTCGACCGGCGACATGCTGCGCGAGGCGGTTCGTAATGAGACGCCGATCGGCCTTAAGGCTAAGGCGGTGATGGACGCCGGGAACCTGGTCTCGGACGAGATCGTGATCGGCATCATTTCTGATCGGATCGATCAGGCGGATTGCGCCAAGGGGTTCATCCTCGACGGCTTTCCGCGCACTGTCGCGCAGGCTGAGGCTCTCGACCGCATTCTGGCGGAGAAGGGCCTTAAGCTCGACGCGGTGATCGAACTGAAGGTCGACCAGACCAAGCTAGTCGACCGGATCGTCCAGCGCGCCAAGGAGACGGCGGCGCGTGGCGAGCCGGTTCGTAAGGACGACGATCCGGAGGTCTTCAAGACTCGGCTCGAGGCCTTCAACCGCGATACCGCGGTCGTCGCTCCCTATTATGCCGAGCGCGGCATGTTGGCGACCATCGACGGGATGAAGCCGATCGATGAGGTCACCAAGGCGATTGCCGACGTCCTCGAATTGGCGTGA